A genome region from Hevea brasiliensis isolate MT/VB/25A 57/8 chromosome 7, ASM3005281v1, whole genome shotgun sequence includes the following:
- the LOC110632600 gene encoding uncharacterized protein LOC110632600 isoform X2, producing the protein MFGGQVIAPSNSPHLRKSAGEQVNGAEEGFLHSTESNDLKSTITPLSTAAIMPSPILLWRFKVLLFFLWGFICCKTGWDSVMRMSVDLRDLFLYEAFLYYNPLLLVTMMVWLWGVNLWVFAQSTVSYAKIFDLDQNHLTHREVWKVATWMTIIVPTSMTAYLYLYSHGELSLAASQPVLLYFAVLMFLIFPFDIFYLSSRYYLLRTLWRIVFPLQAITFSDFFLADILTSMSKVFSDLERSACRMVHRQVATIAWFEADSVCGSHSVAIPLVLVSPYIFRLFQCLRQYKDTREKTTLFNALKYSTAVPVIFLSALKYHVFPDRWTNFYRPFWLLSSVLNSLYSFYWDVTRDWDLSCLTRIFKFNKPSLFSYLLYGRKWVYFWVIVSNLILRCTWTYKLSAHLRHNYLTVFTITALEMVRRFQWVFFRVENEWNKMSSKSNIQLSVNETSTEEAKLLSSTDHNV; encoded by the exons ATGTTTGGAGGTCAAGTGATAGCGCCGAGCAATAGTCCGCATTTGAGGAAGTCTG CTGGTGAGCAAGTAAATGGTGCAGAGGAAGGTTTCTTGCATTCAACGGAGTCCAATGATTTGAAGAGTACGATTACGCCTCTAAGCACTGCTGCAATAATGCCATCTCCAATATTGTTATGGAGATTCAAG GTACTATTATTCTTTCTATGGGGTTTCATTTGCTGCAAG ACTGGATGGGATTCTGTCATGAGAATGAGTGTGGATTTGCGGGACCTCTTTCTATACGAAGCATTTTTATATTACAATCCTCTTCTTCTTGTG ACTATGATGGTTTGGCTTTGGGGAGTTAATTTATGGGTTTTCGCTCAATCTACAGTTAGTTATGCAAAAATTTTTGATCTTGACCAAAATCATCTTACCCACAGAGAAGTATGGAAG GTTGCCACATGGATGACTATCATCGTCCCAACTAGCATGACTGCATATCTCTACCTTTATTCTCATGGAGAATTATCATTGGCTGCATCACAACCA GTCCTCTTATACTTTGCTGTTCTGATGTTTTTGATATTCCCCTTCGATATTTTTTATTTGTCATCCCGCTACTACTTGTTAAGGACTCTCTGGCGGATAGTTTTTCCACTACAG GCAATTACATTTTCTGACTTTTTTTTGGCTGATATTTTGACCTCCATGTCAAAG GTATTTTCAGATTTGGAACGTTCAGCATGTCGAATGGTCCATCGACAG GTTGCCACCATTGCATGGTTTGAAGCTGATTCTGTTTGTGGCAGCCACTCCGTTGCAATTCCTTTAGTCCTTGTTTCACCTTACATTTTTCGATTGTTCCAATGCCTTCGGCAATACAAGGATACTAGGGAGAAAACAACTCTCTTTAATG CTTTAAAATATTCAACTGCAGTGCCAGTGATTTTTCTTTCAGCGCTTAAATATCATGTCTTCCCTGATAGATGGACAAATTTTTATCGGCCTTTCTGGCTTCTATCAAGTGTTTTGAACTCATTGTACTCATTTTATTGGGATGTGACTCGGGATTGGGACTTGAG CTGCTTAACACGAATTTTCAAATTTAACAAACCAAGTCTCTTCTCTTACCTGCTATATGGACGGAAATGG GTATATTTTTGGGTCATAGTAAGCAATTTGATTCTGCGTTGCACTTGGACGTACAAGCTGTCTGCCCATCTCCGTCATAATTACCTCACTGTGTTTACAATCACTGCCTTGGAGATGGTCCGCCGTTTTCAATGGGTTTTCTTCCGTGTTGAAAATGAGTGGAACAAAATGAGTTCCAAGTCAAATATTCAGCTCTCAGTGAATGAGACCTCAACTGAGGAAGCCAAGTTACTATCTTCCACTGACCATAATGTATAG
- the LOC110632600 gene encoding uncharacterized protein LOC110632600 isoform X3: MPSPILLWRFKVLLFFLWGFICCKTGWDSVMRMSVDLRDLFLYEAFLYYNPLLLVTMMVWLWGVNLWVFAQSTVSYAKIFDLDQNHLTHREVWKVATWMTIIVPTSMTAYLYLYSHGELSLAASQPVLLYFAVLMFLIFPFDIFYLSSRYYLLRTLWRIVFPLQAITFSDFFLADILTSMSKVFSDLERSACRMVHRQVATIAWFEADSVCGSHSVAIPLVLVSPYIFRLFQCLRQYKDTREKTTLFNALKYSTAVPVIFLSALKYHVFPDRWTNFYRPFWLLSSVLNSLYSFYWDVTRDWDLSCLTRIFKFNKPSLFSYLLYGRKWVYFWVIVSNLILRCTWTYKLSAHLRHNYLTVFTITALEMVRRFQWVFFRVENEWNKMSSKSNIQLSVNETSTEEAKLLSSTDHNV, translated from the exons ATGCCATCTCCAATATTGTTATGGAGATTCAAG GTACTATTATTCTTTCTATGGGGTTTCATTTGCTGCAAG ACTGGATGGGATTCTGTCATGAGAATGAGTGTGGATTTGCGGGACCTCTTTCTATACGAAGCATTTTTATATTACAATCCTCTTCTTCTTGTG ACTATGATGGTTTGGCTTTGGGGAGTTAATTTATGGGTTTTCGCTCAATCTACAGTTAGTTATGCAAAAATTTTTGATCTTGACCAAAATCATCTTACCCACAGAGAAGTATGGAAG GTTGCCACATGGATGACTATCATCGTCCCAACTAGCATGACTGCATATCTCTACCTTTATTCTCATGGAGAATTATCATTGGCTGCATCACAACCA GTCCTCTTATACTTTGCTGTTCTGATGTTTTTGATATTCCCCTTCGATATTTTTTATTTGTCATCCCGCTACTACTTGTTAAGGACTCTCTGGCGGATAGTTTTTCCACTACAG GCAATTACATTTTCTGACTTTTTTTTGGCTGATATTTTGACCTCCATGTCAAAG GTATTTTCAGATTTGGAACGTTCAGCATGTCGAATGGTCCATCGACAG GTTGCCACCATTGCATGGTTTGAAGCTGATTCTGTTTGTGGCAGCCACTCCGTTGCAATTCCTTTAGTCCTTGTTTCACCTTACATTTTTCGATTGTTCCAATGCCTTCGGCAATACAAGGATACTAGGGAGAAAACAACTCTCTTTAATG CTTTAAAATATTCAACTGCAGTGCCAGTGATTTTTCTTTCAGCGCTTAAATATCATGTCTTCCCTGATAGATGGACAAATTTTTATCGGCCTTTCTGGCTTCTATCAAGTGTTTTGAACTCATTGTACTCATTTTATTGGGATGTGACTCGGGATTGGGACTTGAG CTGCTTAACACGAATTTTCAAATTTAACAAACCAAGTCTCTTCTCTTACCTGCTATATGGACGGAAATGG GTATATTTTTGGGTCATAGTAAGCAATTTGATTCTGCGTTGCACTTGGACGTACAAGCTGTCTGCCCATCTCCGTCATAATTACCTCACTGTGTTTACAATCACTGCCTTGGAGATGGTCCGCCGTTTTCAATGGGTTTTCTTCCGTGTTGAAAATGAGTGGAACAAAATGAGTTCCAAGTCAAATATTCAGCTCTCAGTGAATGAGACCTCAACTGAGGAAGCCAAGTTACTATCTTCCACTGACCATAATGTATAG
- the LOC110632600 gene encoding uncharacterized protein LOC110632600 isoform X1, whose amino-acid sequence MFGGQVIAPSNSPHLRKSGSRPVVLDLAGEQVNGAEEGFLHSTESNDLKSTITPLSTAAIMPSPILLWRFKVLLFFLWGFICCKTGWDSVMRMSVDLRDLFLYEAFLYYNPLLLVTMMVWLWGVNLWVFAQSTVSYAKIFDLDQNHLTHREVWKVATWMTIIVPTSMTAYLYLYSHGELSLAASQPVLLYFAVLMFLIFPFDIFYLSSRYYLLRTLWRIVFPLQAITFSDFFLADILTSMSKVFSDLERSACRMVHRQVATIAWFEADSVCGSHSVAIPLVLVSPYIFRLFQCLRQYKDTREKTTLFNALKYSTAVPVIFLSALKYHVFPDRWTNFYRPFWLLSSVLNSLYSFYWDVTRDWDLSCLTRIFKFNKPSLFSYLLYGRKWVYFWVIVSNLILRCTWTYKLSAHLRHNYLTVFTITALEMVRRFQWVFFRVENEWNKMSSKSNIQLSVNETSTEEAKLLSSTDHNV is encoded by the exons ATGTTTGGAGGTCAAGTGATAGCGCCGAGCAATAGTCCGCATTTGAGGAAGTCTGGTAGCCGACCTGTTGTCCTTGATCTTG CTGGTGAGCAAGTAAATGGTGCAGAGGAAGGTTTCTTGCATTCAACGGAGTCCAATGATTTGAAGAGTACGATTACGCCTCTAAGCACTGCTGCAATAATGCCATCTCCAATATTGTTATGGAGATTCAAG GTACTATTATTCTTTCTATGGGGTTTCATTTGCTGCAAG ACTGGATGGGATTCTGTCATGAGAATGAGTGTGGATTTGCGGGACCTCTTTCTATACGAAGCATTTTTATATTACAATCCTCTTCTTCTTGTG ACTATGATGGTTTGGCTTTGGGGAGTTAATTTATGGGTTTTCGCTCAATCTACAGTTAGTTATGCAAAAATTTTTGATCTTGACCAAAATCATCTTACCCACAGAGAAGTATGGAAG GTTGCCACATGGATGACTATCATCGTCCCAACTAGCATGACTGCATATCTCTACCTTTATTCTCATGGAGAATTATCATTGGCTGCATCACAACCA GTCCTCTTATACTTTGCTGTTCTGATGTTTTTGATATTCCCCTTCGATATTTTTTATTTGTCATCCCGCTACTACTTGTTAAGGACTCTCTGGCGGATAGTTTTTCCACTACAG GCAATTACATTTTCTGACTTTTTTTTGGCTGATATTTTGACCTCCATGTCAAAG GTATTTTCAGATTTGGAACGTTCAGCATGTCGAATGGTCCATCGACAG GTTGCCACCATTGCATGGTTTGAAGCTGATTCTGTTTGTGGCAGCCACTCCGTTGCAATTCCTTTAGTCCTTGTTTCACCTTACATTTTTCGATTGTTCCAATGCCTTCGGCAATACAAGGATACTAGGGAGAAAACAACTCTCTTTAATG CTTTAAAATATTCAACTGCAGTGCCAGTGATTTTTCTTTCAGCGCTTAAATATCATGTCTTCCCTGATAGATGGACAAATTTTTATCGGCCTTTCTGGCTTCTATCAAGTGTTTTGAACTCATTGTACTCATTTTATTGGGATGTGACTCGGGATTGGGACTTGAG CTGCTTAACACGAATTTTCAAATTTAACAAACCAAGTCTCTTCTCTTACCTGCTATATGGACGGAAATGG GTATATTTTTGGGTCATAGTAAGCAATTTGATTCTGCGTTGCACTTGGACGTACAAGCTGTCTGCCCATCTCCGTCATAATTACCTCACTGTGTTTACAATCACTGCCTTGGAGATGGTCCGCCGTTTTCAATGGGTTTTCTTCCGTGTTGAAAATGAGTGGAACAAAATGAGTTCCAAGTCAAATATTCAGCTCTCAGTGAATGAGACCTCAACTGAGGAAGCCAAGTTACTATCTTCCACTGACCATAATGTATAG
- the LOC110632600 gene encoding uncharacterized protein LOC110632600 isoform X4, producing the protein MEIQGFVVNEVLLFFLWGFICCKTGWDSVMRMSVDLRDLFLYEAFLYYNPLLLVTMMVWLWGVNLWVFAQSTVSYAKIFDLDQNHLTHREVWKVATWMTIIVPTSMTAYLYLYSHGELSLAASQPVLLYFAVLMFLIFPFDIFYLSSRYYLLRTLWRIVFPLQAITFSDFFLADILTSMSKVFSDLERSACRMVHRQVATIAWFEADSVCGSHSVAIPLVLVSPYIFRLFQCLRQYKDTREKTTLFNALKYSTAVPVIFLSALKYHVFPDRWTNFYRPFWLLSSVLNSLYSFYWDVTRDWDLSCLTRIFKFNKPSLFSYLLYGRKWVYFWVIVSNLILRCTWTYKLSAHLRHNYLTVFTITALEMVRRFQWVFFRVENEWNKMSSKSNIQLSVNETSTEEAKLLSSTDHNV; encoded by the exons ATGGAGATTCAAGGTTTTGTTGTTAATGAA GTACTATTATTCTTTCTATGGGGTTTCATTTGCTGCAAG ACTGGATGGGATTCTGTCATGAGAATGAGTGTGGATTTGCGGGACCTCTTTCTATACGAAGCATTTTTATATTACAATCCTCTTCTTCTTGTG ACTATGATGGTTTGGCTTTGGGGAGTTAATTTATGGGTTTTCGCTCAATCTACAGTTAGTTATGCAAAAATTTTTGATCTTGACCAAAATCATCTTACCCACAGAGAAGTATGGAAG GTTGCCACATGGATGACTATCATCGTCCCAACTAGCATGACTGCATATCTCTACCTTTATTCTCATGGAGAATTATCATTGGCTGCATCACAACCA GTCCTCTTATACTTTGCTGTTCTGATGTTTTTGATATTCCCCTTCGATATTTTTTATTTGTCATCCCGCTACTACTTGTTAAGGACTCTCTGGCGGATAGTTTTTCCACTACAG GCAATTACATTTTCTGACTTTTTTTTGGCTGATATTTTGACCTCCATGTCAAAG GTATTTTCAGATTTGGAACGTTCAGCATGTCGAATGGTCCATCGACAG GTTGCCACCATTGCATGGTTTGAAGCTGATTCTGTTTGTGGCAGCCACTCCGTTGCAATTCCTTTAGTCCTTGTTTCACCTTACATTTTTCGATTGTTCCAATGCCTTCGGCAATACAAGGATACTAGGGAGAAAACAACTCTCTTTAATG CTTTAAAATATTCAACTGCAGTGCCAGTGATTTTTCTTTCAGCGCTTAAATATCATGTCTTCCCTGATAGATGGACAAATTTTTATCGGCCTTTCTGGCTTCTATCAAGTGTTTTGAACTCATTGTACTCATTTTATTGGGATGTGACTCGGGATTGGGACTTGAG CTGCTTAACACGAATTTTCAAATTTAACAAACCAAGTCTCTTCTCTTACCTGCTATATGGACGGAAATGG GTATATTTTTGGGTCATAGTAAGCAATTTGATTCTGCGTTGCACTTGGACGTACAAGCTGTCTGCCCATCTCCGTCATAATTACCTCACTGTGTTTACAATCACTGCCTTGGAGATGGTCCGCCGTTTTCAATGGGTTTTCTTCCGTGTTGAAAATGAGTGGAACAAAATGAGTTCCAAGTCAAATATTCAGCTCTCAGTGAATGAGACCTCAACTGAGGAAGCCAAGTTACTATCTTCCACTGACCATAATGTATAG